The Quercus robur chromosome 7, dhQueRobu3.1, whole genome shotgun sequence genome has a segment encoding these proteins:
- the LOC126693784 gene encoding pentatricopeptide repeat-containing protein At5g64320, mitochondrial-like, which produces MLKISKLSTHASKKLQSLFKTHCFAIYLGGVSSRNFSDDGHGVFLNDNNGLSESETEWERLLKPFDLKELRKSLNQISPYQLCKLLELPLDVPTSMEIFEWAGAQKGYCHSFDVYYVLIDKLGAAGEFKVIDRLLMQMKEEGIVFKETLFLMIMKYYGSASLPGQATRLLLDMRGIYSCEPTFRSYNVVLDILVAGNCPKVAPNVFYDMLSKGVSPTAYTFGVVMKALCMVGEVDSACSLLRDMTKHGCVPNSVVYQTLIHALSKNNRVNEALKLLDEMFLMGCTPDVQTFNDVIHGLCKLNRIHEAAKLVDRMLHRGFSPDNITYGVLMHGLCRMGKVDEARALLNKVPAPNVVLFSTLINGYVTSGRFYEAKDVMYNCMLSIGCAPDVFTFNMLIHGLCKKGSLTSACRLVNEMEIRGCEPNVVTYTTLIDGFCKAGQLEEASDVLNEMSAKGLSLNTVGYNCLICALCKDEKVNEALEMLGEMSRKGCKPDIFTFNSLIFGLCKANKIDEALGVYRDMLLEGVIANTVTYNTLIHAFLRRGEIQEAFKLVNEMLFRGCPLDIITYNGLIKALCKAGAVEKGLALFEEMMRKGLNINNISCNILINGLCRVGKVHNALEFLRDMIHRGLMPDIVTYNTLINGLCKMRRLQEAWNLFDRLQLEGICPDAITYNTLICWHCKEDMLDNAYLILHKGVENGFIPNNVTWYLLVSNFVKESAKESQTFSSDLF; this is translated from the coding sequence ATgttgaaaatatcaaaactttcaaCCCATGCGAGCAAAAAGCTACAATCTTTGTTCAAAACCCATTGTTTTGCAATTTACTTAGGTGGGGTTAGTAGTAGAAATTTTAGTGATGATGGACATGGAGTCTTCTTGAATGATAACAATGGATTATCAGAGTCTGAGACTGAGTGGGAAAGGTTACTTAAACCCTTTGACCTCAAAGAGCTTAGGAAGTCACTTAATCAAATAAGCCCCTATCAGCTCTGTAAATTGCTTGAGCTCCCACTTGACGTGCCCACATCAATGGAGATATTCGAATGGGCGGGTGCCCAGAAGGGCTATTGCCATTCATTTGATGTGTATTATGTATTGATAGATAAGCTAGGGGCGGCCGGGGAGTTTAAGGTCATAGATAGGTTGTTAATGCAGATGAAAGAAGAAGGGATTGTCTTTAAAGAGACCCTTTTCCTTATGATTATGAAATATTATGGGAGTGCCAGTTTGCCTGGCCAAGCAACTAGGTTGCTTTTGGATATGAGGGGTATTTATTCTTGTGAACCAACTTTTAGATCTTATAATGTTGTATTGGATATATTGGTGGCTGGGAATTGTCCTAAAGTTGCACCTAATGTTTTCTATGACATGTTGAGCAAGGGTGTTTCTCCCACTGCCTACACTTTTGGGGTGGTGATGAAAGCACTTTGTATGGTTGGTGAAGTGGATTCTGCATGCTCTCTCCTCAGGGACATGACTAAGCACGGGTGTGTGCCGAATTCAGTGGTATACCAGACTTTGATACATGCACTCTCTAAGAATAATCGAGTAAATGAAGCATTGAAACTTTTGGATGAAATGTTTCTTATGGGTTGTACACCTGATGTTCAGACCTTCAATGATGTAATCCATGGCCTTTGCAAGCTCAATCGGATTCATGAGGCAGCAAAGTTGGTTGATCGGATGCTTCATCGGGGTTTCTCCCCTGATAATATAACTTATGGAGTTTTAATGCATGGGTTGTGTAGAATGGGGAAAGTTGATGAAGCAAGGGCATTGTTGAATAAAGTGCCAGCTCCAAATGTCGTGCTCTTCAGTACCTTAATTAATGGGTATGTGACTAGTGGACGGTTTTATGAAGCCAAAGATGTTATGTACAATTGCATGCTAAGTATCGGCTGTGCCCCTGATGTTTTTACGTTTAACATGCTGATTCATGGGCTTTGTAAGAAGGGTTCTTTGACTTCAGCTTGCAGATTGGTTAATGAGATGGAAATAAGGGGTTGCGAACCTAATGTGGTAACATACACAACATTGATAGATGGGTTTTGCAAAGCAGGCCAACTAGAGGAAGCTAGTGATGTTTTAAATGAGATGTCAGCTAAGGGACTTAGTCTGAATACAGTAGGGTACAATTGCCTTATATGTGCTCTGTGCAAGGATGAAAAGGTTAATGAAGCTTTGGAAATGCTTGGTGAAATGTCTAGGAAAGGATGTAAACCTgatatttttacatttaattCTTTAATATTTGGACTTTGTAAGGCCAACAAGATAGATGAGGCCTTGGGAGTCTATCGTGATATGTTATTGGAGGGTGTAATTGCCAACACTGTAACTTACAACACTTTGATTCATGCTTTTCTGAGGAGAGGTGAGATCCAAGAAGCGTTTAAGCTTGTAAATGAAATGTTATTCAGAGGATGCCCTCTTGATATAATCACCTATAATGGCCTAATTAAGGCACTGTGTAAAGCTGGGGCTGTTGAGAAAGGGTTGGCGCTGTTTGAAGAAATGATGAGGAAAGGacttaatattaataatatctCATGCAATATTTTGATCAATGGTCTTTGTAGAGTTGGAAAAGTACATAATGCACTCGAGTTTCTAAGAGATATGATTCATCGGGGTTTGATGCCAGACATAGTCACTTATAACACCCTAATAAATGGTTTATGCAAGATGAGGCGTCTTCAGGAGGCTTGGAATCTCTTTGATCGATTACAACTTGAAGGAATCTGTCCTGATGCTATTACTTATAACACTTTAATCTGTTGGCACTGCAAAGAGGACATGCTTGATAATGCCTATTTGATTCTACATAAGGGAGTGGAGAATGGTTTCATACCTAATAATGTGACCTGGTATTTATTGGTCTCCaattttgttaaagaaagtgcCAAGGAGAGTCAGACTTTTTCCTCAGATCTGTTTTAG
- the LOC126693788 gene encoding uncharacterized protein LOC126693788 translates to MGFSSAKAKLKAINNNNTTGSGSNSSSENWGMGLLLVFFPKDNSSTTNNNHPTINVDKNLLFSSPNSSSPSSSSSSLKSKSLRRNGSNFILSRAQSTISICALFLFITLLLFTLSTFEPSITPHTPSSPRRFLSHKPISESSSFAKISHPRAIKTPLLQRSPTALQGMGALYRRGTRAMNDLVVGHVLEDVTDNDLRLFLRLLHRSSLTAKADLVLIFPNSTSLSSFGPIFQEENDSFFKLVHHYKKDLNTTASQKRVLGFDVTQFMKPGKKEMGESMWGKRVQKSNSSITSDGGGEEIETESTRLSYGSVVGFESSELDPENSLAGFLDHVPMSLRRWACYPMLLGRVRRNFKHIMLVDVKSSVLLRDPLGRVRNQNPVSVYLSTKPGSSSKHNKKNSDKTQSHFLVNSAVIMGGARGVRRLSNSMLTEVVRAAMQHKKKNSVTESAILSQLIASEFLLKNINLVTNTESIPETSSLIPGLNSASATSLSDYAIIQRGNGNYDFNSLIMKLICSFEEDSSVYRDC, encoded by the coding sequence ATGGGATTCTCTTCCGCCAAGGCCAAGCTCAAAgctatcaacaacaacaacaccactGGCAGTGGTAGCAATAGCAGTAGCGAAAACTGGGGCATGGGTTTACTTCTAGTCTTCTTTCCTAAAGATAACAGTAGTACTACTAATAATAATCACCCCACCATTAATGTCGACAAAAACCTCCTCTTTTCTTCTCCTAATTCCTCATcgccatcttcttcttcttcttctttgaaatCCAAAAGCCTTAGAAGAAATGGTTCTAATTTCATTCTCTCTAGAGCTCAATCCACTATTTCAATTTGTGCTCTTTTTCTCTTCATCACGCTCCTCCTCTTCACTCTCTCTACTTTTGAACCCTCTATCACACCACACACTCCCAGCTCCCCAAGACGCTTCCTTTCCCATAAACCCATTTCCGAATCCTCTTCTTTTGCTAAGATATCACACCCCAGAGCCATAAAGACACCTCTTTTACAGCGTTCACCGACTGCGTTACAAGGAATGGGAGCTCTTTATAGAAGAGGCACTAGAGCTATGAACGATCTTGTTGTTGGTCATGTACTTGAGGATGTCACTGACAATGATCTCCGCTTGTTTTTAAGACTCTTACATAGGTCTAGCCTCACTGCCAAAGCGGACTTAGTTCTAATCTTTCCCAATTCTACTTCTTTATCGAGTTTTGGTCCcatttttcaagaagagaacgACTCGTTCTTCAAACTCGTTCACCATTACAAAAAGGATTTGAATACTACTGCTAGTCAAAAGCGGGTTCTGGGTTTTGATGTGACTCAGTTTATGAAGCCTGGGAAGAAGGAAATGGGGGAGTCTATGTGGGGTAAGAGAGTTCAGAAAAGTAATTCTAGTATTACCTCGGATGGTGGTGGGGAAGAAATTGAGACTGAGTCGACTCGGTTGAGTTATGGCTCAGTGGTGGGTTTTGAATCGTCTGAGCTTGACCCGGAGAACTCGCTTGCTGGGTTTCTAGACCACGTTCCAATGAGTTTGAGAAGATGGGCTTGTTATCCGATGCTACTCGGCCGAGTTCGGAGGAATTTCAAGCATATAATGCTGGTGGACGTGAAGAGCTCGGTTTTACTCCGTGATCCACTCGGCCGAGTCAGGAATCAGAACCCTGTGTCGGTTTACTTATCAACTAAACCAGGGAGTTCTAGCAAGCATAATAAGAAGAACTCGGACAAAACTCAGTCTCATTTCCTAGTCAACTCAGCTGTGATCATGGGTGGAGCTCGAGGGGTTCGACGGTTATCAAATTCAATGTTAACCGAAGTTGTTCGAGCTGCCATGCAACACAAGAAGAAGAACTCGGTCACCGAGTCGGCAATTTTGAGTCAACTCATTGCGAGCGAGTTCTTATTGAAGAACATCAATTTGGTAACGAACACTGAGTCAATCCCAGAAACGAGTTCATTGATTCCTGGTCTAAACTCAGCTTCTGCCACGTCATTATCAGATTACGCTATAATCCAACGTGGTAATGGTAATTATGATTTTAATTCTTTGATTATGAAGTTAATATGTTCATTTGAGGAAGATTCTTCTGTTTATAGGGATTGTTAG